Proteins encoded together in one Hevea brasiliensis isolate MT/VB/25A 57/8 chromosome 16, ASM3005281v1, whole genome shotgun sequence window:
- the LOC131174668 gene encoding cell division control protein 2 homolog, whose protein sequence is MWQSFAEAFDLDWIDQYVKVEKIGEGTYGVVYKACDRVTNETIALKKIRLEQEDEGVPSTAIREISLLKEMQHGNIVRCFVYLVDQTKLWSIVIATLHFSLK, encoded by the exons ATGTGGCAGTCCTTTGCAGAGGCATTTGACCTGGACTGGATCGACCAG TATGTGAAAGTTGAAAAGATAGGTGAAGGAACGTATGGAGTGGTATACAAGGCTTGTGATCGTGTAACCAATGAAACTATAGCTCTGAAGAAAATACGCTTGGAGCAGGAAGATGAAGGTGTTCCAAGCACTGCAATTAGAGAAATTTCCCTCTTGAAAGAGATGCAGCATGGGAACATTGTCAGGTGTTTTGTTTATTTAGTTGATCAGACTAAGCTTTGGAGCATAGTTATAGCAACCCTTCACTTTTCCTTAAAGTAG